ACATTCTAATATGGAGGCACAACAAATACGGAATAAATATcgtgattattttaataacgaagGAGCTGTTCCCTGGCAAAACCAAATAACTGATGTGTCAAATGAactgtaataaactaataataaatctttacatattgtacatttatttttgtttacaaccgtgtggataataaatataattacgttaaagatttttttttatgattttttatactAGTACAATACTCATAgaagataagataagatattatattaagatataaatAGTTACTAAAAACAACGCGTTATtcatactaatttaaatttaaattaatactcgTAAGtcgtttttaaactatttaaaattatttttcataaataaacgatatatatttttataaaaaaaaggtaattaccAGATTCGATTGTGTGGGTCGCTGTTGAACAAACGGACGAATAAAACTGTTCATCTGATCAAACCAAAATACTTTTGGTTTGTATATGTCATCTGTACCTTTTCCAGACCTTGCACtgtctgatattttttttaactcctgACAGAAAGAGCTtcttaaatttttgaattttgcaaCAACTTCTTTTGGTCCAAATCCAGGAATATTTAATTCATGACTTATTCTCTTAGCTGCGGCGGCTCGTAAATCTCTATCACGGTATTCCTCCAAACTTGGATCATATAACACCTTTTCCATAGAATACAACTACAAAAAACGCGTCGTTAAACTTAATAATTCCACGTTGCTGTGACGACATCTTGGTTTCACAAACGGTATATCACGACTGAAAATCAAACACGTTTGATCTATCCACGCTTGAGTCGTGCACCGTTCCTCACGAAAGCAAGTTTAACGACTAAGCGTTCAAACAGAAGTGTATTTCAGGAAAGCGTGGTTGACTGTCGTGATTAACGCCTCGTGGGAACGCGGCATTTTGGTGTGGACGCGAGGCCGCGCGGCTTTTGTAGCCGATCGGCCGAAGCCGCGGGTTCCGATGGTTGTCGGTAAACATCAAAGAGAGCCGTATGGCATATTTAGTGGAGACGTTGGCCGATCGgccaaataatgatttttatacaaaatgctactgtgatttatttaaaatgatattccctaaatattaaaaacttattttttaatgtaagtattactataaatatttttgatctaaatataatttaatttaattgaaaatctaCCAAGTTCGTGTCTTGCacatatttcagtttttaactaaaatttctggctctataaaatgtatattgtttgaaaaatattttttcgagtCGTAGGTACTCAGACTGACTTGATGAACCGggaagtacaattattattaccatcacAAGCATAtggattattaaatttttaaaatgattatgaaaataattgtatttatatataaatattatttttgttgttattaaacaAAACGAGTTACtatcatttttgattaaatatctaaattataccaaaatgtttttctcaataattaattatgaaagaATAATGGACATTTTGCGaaaggtataatatactatatagtatataatattatttaatgactaattaaagtattttaattctAAGAAAATCGATACTTAGACATAACTACAATATTGGCTATTGAGGCTTCGTAACCAAAAACGACACGACGCGTGGAACGAAATCGCCAACTTGTTAAATATAAAGAAGGACGAAGTTGAAAGAAAGATTAAAAACCTTACAAACCATTTTGCTAGAGTCCACTTGAGTGAGAggagaaaaaattacaaacaccAAATCTGAAAGTGGGGCTTCGACATATGAAGGAAAATGGTTTGCATTTAAGCGCATGGAATTCCTGTTAAATAAGAACAAACCGAGAAATACGATGAATACAgaggtatgtattatttttattttacaaataatgttagtgtataatcataataatatttaatggttaacataatattatgtttagtaatatagattacaataaatatgcatgtataatatatttataaatatagtgtataatattttaatatatatgttacggtgAATGGTGTAAACGTGGTAAATGTCGTAATTCCCCGGTAAATGACGTTATTTACCTAAAAATTGGTGAATGCTGTAAATGTAGACATTTCCCGGTTATTGACGTCAATCCCCAGTTTAGTTGGGGAATgatgttcaataattttatgtcGGTGTGAAAAATTGATTAAACCTATAGTTGATAATGATTCTGACGTTTTATATTACGTCACAGTAGACGAATTGTTTGAAGTAATTCACACCGCACATTTAACAGTAGGGCATGGTGGTAGAAATAGGACGATGGctgtgttaaaaacaaaatattgtaatgtgaCAACGGAGGCAGTTATGGGATATTTAGGTTTATGTAGTAATTGTCAAGTAAAACAATCAAATCCCAAAAGAGGGCTTGTGACAAAACCAATTCTACATTCCGCATTTAATTCAAGAGCGCAAATTGATTTGATTGACATGCAatctcaaaattataataattatcgctatataatgaattatcaagatcatttaaagaaatttgttattttaaaacctCTGAAGACAAAAAGGGCCGAAGAAATCGCTTTAAATCTGAtagatatttatacaatatttggtGCACCCGCTATACTCCACTCGGATAATGGTCGTGagtttgttaattatattataacaaatttaaatgaaatgtgGGGAGACATCAAAATTGTTCATGGCAAGCCTCGTCATAGCCAGACCCAAGGATCAATTGAACGAGGCGATGTTTGGTTGTACAGCGAGAACAGAGTTACTTTCAGCAGGGATACCTTACGATGAAATAGAAAAACTTCAGTCAGAAGAGGATATTGAAGAACTAATTAATAACAGCAACCATTCAGATCATATTAATGCAGTAGAAGATGATTTAGTCAGAGTTGGAGACCTTGAAAATGAAGTAAACTTGGAGACTGAAAATGAATTAAGAAATACTAAAgacataggtaattattaaatatatattatatgtaatttggtaaaaatgcttgcacaaaaaaaaaaataaaataaaataaaatagcaataGTCTTCCATTTACAGGTAAAaggattgaaaaaattaaagacAAACGACAAAAATCGGTTATCTGTCTCGAAAAACAAGCGTCAAAAATGTTGAGATTGACTAACGAAAAATGTTCAAAGCTTGATGTCGGTACAACTGTTCGTGTCCCAATACCAGATGTCGATAGAGCACGAGGTTCTCCGCGTAATTTACTTGCTGTTATTATTTCATGCGAAGATgacatgtataaattatgtaagccaattttaatttgataatgtttatttaatttaaataaaataaataccagaATGTTTGAACCAGGTACAGAATATGGGGTGTTGAAACACAAATATACACCAGCACAAATTTCTCCGTGTAAAGAAAAATTTCTAGAGCTAGATGAAgccatgaaaaaaattaaagacaaGGAAATAACATTAAGAGAAGCCGCAGGACATAGAATAGCTGGTCATGAAGGATTTAATCGATGCAACTGCAAAACTGGTTGTGGTACTAAAAAATGTGCTTGCAA
This genomic window from Metopolophium dirhodum isolate CAU chromosome 1, ASM1992520v1, whole genome shotgun sequence contains:
- the LOC132953805 gene encoding KRAB-A domain-containing protein 2-like; protein product: MGGLIDYEDEDHRVFPGSWRQNNSGLQNLPATNHRHSNMEAQQIRNKYLDNDSDVLYYVTVDELFEVIHTAHLTVGHGGRNRTMAVLKTKYCNVTTEAVMGYLGLCSNCQVKQSNPKRGLVTKPILHSAFNSRAQIDLIDMQSQNYNNYRYIMNYQDHLKKFVILKPLKTKRAEEIALNLIDIYTIFGAPAILHSDNGREFVNYIITNLNEMWGDIKIVHGKPRHSQTQGSIERGDVWLYSENRVTFSRDTLR
- the LOC132953806 gene encoding uncharacterized protein LOC132953806, encoding MLRLTNEKCSKLDVGTTVRVPIPDVDRARGSPRNLLAVIISCEDDMYKLCTEYGVLKHKYTPAQISPCKEKFLELDEAMKKIKDKEITLREAAGHRIAGHEGFNRCNCKTGCGTKKCACNAN